One part of the Thermococcus litoralis DSM 5473 genome encodes these proteins:
- the hisS gene encoding histidine--tRNA ligase — MNRIQRVKGTRDLLPEDMAKRRYVFERIREVFEAYGFKEILTPTFEYTKLFELRSGEEVVEQLYAFEDKGGRNISLRPDLTSSVARLFVNSFQTAPKPIRWYYIANMFRYEEPQSGRLREFWQAGVELIGSPNIEADAEVIALLIESYLNTGLREFTVNIGDRVLLDEFAKMLGVKDDIGLMRLIDKKDKMSREDFIKSLKEFGLSETDIEKVFTLIELKGKPDDVLPKAYELFESEIAVEELKKIEELFELLKAYGVEDYALIDFGIARGFDYYTSIVFEAIAPNDLGIGSIGGGGRYDNLIEVFGGKPTPATGFAIGIERLIPILESKGLLPEFKVGSDVFVAYIGKEIEIKKKAIEVTQMLRRAKIRAEYDIQGRKLSKALDYANSIGAKVVIILGKRDLAEGKVTIRDMESGEQRTVPIENTVEEVKKML, encoded by the coding sequence ATGAATAGAATCCAGCGCGTTAAAGGGACGAGAGACTTGCTTCCAGAGGATATGGCAAAAAGAAGGTACGTATTTGAGAGAATAAGGGAAGTTTTTGAAGCTTATGGGTTTAAAGAGATACTCACGCCAACTTTCGAGTACACAAAGCTCTTTGAATTAAGGAGTGGAGAAGAAGTTGTTGAGCAGTTATACGCCTTTGAAGACAAAGGTGGTAGGAATATTTCCCTCAGGCCGGATTTAACTTCAAGCGTTGCGAGGCTCTTCGTTAATTCTTTCCAAACTGCGCCAAAACCGATAAGATGGTACTACATAGCAAACATGTTCCGTTATGAGGAACCGCAGAGCGGAAGGTTGAGGGAGTTCTGGCAAGCTGGGGTCGAGCTCATTGGATCTCCGAACATAGAGGCGGATGCCGAGGTTATTGCTCTTCTCATAGAGAGCTATCTCAACACTGGCTTGAGGGAATTCACGGTTAACATAGGGGATAGAGTCCTTTTGGATGAATTTGCAAAGATGCTTGGCGTGAAAGATGATATTGGGCTTATGAGGCTGATAGATAAAAAGGACAAGATGAGCAGAGAGGACTTCATAAAGAGCCTAAAAGAGTTTGGGCTCAGTGAAACGGATATAGAAAAGGTCTTCACCCTGATAGAACTGAAGGGCAAGCCCGATGATGTTTTACCAAAGGCATATGAACTTTTTGAAAGTGAGATCGCAGTAGAAGAACTGAAGAAGATTGAAGAGCTCTTTGAACTGCTGAAAGCCTATGGTGTTGAGGATTATGCGTTGATAGACTTTGGGATAGCCAGGGGGTTTGACTACTACACCAGCATAGTCTTTGAGGCAATAGCCCCCAATGATCTTGGTATAGGATCGATAGGTGGTGGGGGAAGGTACGACAACTTAATTGAGGTTTTTGGAGGAAAGCCAACCCCAGCAACGGGTTTTGCAATCGGAATAGAGAGGTTAATACCAATCTTGGAGAGCAAAGGACTTTTACCAGAGTTTAAAGTCGGAAGCGATGTCTTTGTTGCGTACATAGGAAAGGAAATTGAGATAAAGAAAAAGGCTATAGAAGTAACCCAGATGCTGAGAAGGGCAAAGATAAGGGCAGAGTACGATATCCAGGGAAGAAAGCTCAGTAAGGCACTTGACTACGCCAACAGCATAGGGGCAAAAGTTGTGATAATCCTCGGAAAGAGAGATCTAGCCGAAGGAAAAGTTACAATAAGGGACATGGAAAGCGGAGAGCAGAGAACAGTCCCTATAGAGAATACCGTAGAAGAAGTGAAAAAGATGTTGTGA
- a CDS encoding PadR family transcriptional regulator, with protein MFGDPKKKALEKFRKEIRTGIYAYLVLSLLKKEKTHGYALRKALEDLSDGKFVPGESTLYGILKTLEKYKLIRGEWMEVGGRARKYYEITQTGKEVLEELRKEIELMKEVLEKDF; from the coding sequence TTGTTTGGTGATCCAAAGAAAAAAGCATTAGAAAAATTCAGGAAGGAAATCAGAACTGGAATATATGCTTATTTGGTGCTTTCTCTCTTAAAAAAAGAGAAAACCCACGGTTATGCCTTGAGAAAAGCCCTTGAAGACCTAAGCGATGGAAAGTTTGTGCCGGGCGAGAGCACTCTTTACGGGATTCTCAAAACCCTTGAGAAGTATAAGCTTATACGAGGGGAATGGATGGAAGTCGGAGGAAGGGCAAGAAAGTATTACGAGATAACTCAAACGGGAAAAGAGGTTCTTGAAGAGCTGAGAAAAGAGATCGAACTGATGAAAGAAGTACTCGAAAAAGATTTTTGA
- a CDS encoding DUF3887 domain-containing protein codes for MKKIMVLLVFLIVGTSLISAERPYDKAAEATFEALRSGDYSILQPYLDDAMKVAFNEEKFMAFRDDMISKYGELRSYSFVKEGKTSGFILGYYNFEFEKANVTLRLVFREVNGEYLLSGIWIDAVNSREAGIPLGVALFFPVLGGFLALSTFYLLGFRRIGVAEIILGIILVGITLAIQPLIQNAPFLAVGIRSNSEVVAKGTVFVVFASIWLGFVAGFFQESLKYGLSKGKYLNEALFIGIGFGLGEAILVPALQAIQLATVGGVTPKLTTALASMLERYLATLFHAGTTVVLAYAYKNGFGKKALLSLSIAHGIIDTFAAYYQFRPSTVVLVITYGLLLAVSLFLLRYGLPKVKEEREEDRIVW; via the coding sequence ATGAAAAAAATAATGGTACTCTTGGTATTCCTGATTGTTGGCACTTCTCTTATCTCAGCCGAGAGACCTTATGATAAAGCCGCAGAGGCAACTTTTGAAGCATTAAGAAGTGGTGACTACTCTATTTTGCAGCCTTACCTCGATGATGCAATGAAAGTCGCTTTTAATGAGGAAAAGTTTATGGCATTTAGAGATGACATGATCTCAAAATACGGGGAGCTTAGGAGCTACAGCTTTGTTAAAGAAGGCAAAACTTCGGGCTTTATTCTCGGCTACTATAACTTTGAATTTGAGAAGGCAAATGTTACTCTGAGGCTGGTCTTTAGGGAGGTAAATGGCGAATACCTGCTTTCCGGCATATGGATTGATGCGGTAAACTCAAGAGAAGCCGGTATTCCTTTGGGGGTTGCATTATTCTTCCCAGTTCTGGGAGGCTTTTTGGCTTTATCTACATTCTATCTATTGGGGTTTAGGAGGATAGGTGTTGCTGAGATAATTTTAGGCATCATACTGGTTGGAATAACCCTTGCCATTCAACCTCTGATACAGAATGCTCCATTTTTGGCAGTGGGCATAAGGTCGAACTCAGAAGTAGTTGCTAAAGGGACTGTCTTTGTGGTTTTTGCCTCAATATGGCTTGGATTTGTTGCTGGATTTTTCCAGGAGAGTTTGAAATATGGGCTTTCGAAGGGGAAGTATCTTAATGAAGCCCTTTTCATCGGCATTGGCTTCGGACTTGGTGAGGCAATATTAGTTCCCGCTTTACAGGCTATCCAGCTCGCTACAGTAGGGGGAGTTACCCCGAAGCTTACAACAGCTCTTGCTTCCATGCTTGAACGCTACTTGGCTACCCTTTTCCATGCCGGGACAACTGTGGTTTTGGCTTACGCATACAAGAACGGCTTTGGGAAGAAGGCCCTACTGAGTTTGAGCATTGCTCACGGCATAATAGACACCTTTGCTGCATATTATCAATTCCGCCCCTCCACAGTAGTTTTGGTTATAACTTATGGGCTCCTCTTAGCAGTTTCGCTTTTCCTGCTCCGCTATGGTTTGCCAAAAGTGAAGGAGGAGAGGGAGGAAGATAGGATTGTTTGGTGA
- the dph2 gene encoding diphthamide biosynthesis enzyme Dph2, protein MYELHEREVLEKLRELDTKRVLIQTPEGLKREAQFLAEFLEENGIESLISGDINYGACDPADREAKMLGCDALIHLGHSYMVLNLEVPTIFIPAFAKVDVIKALSKNMSEIRKLGKRIALVTTVQHIKDLNKAKEFLENEGFEVRIGRGDGRVSFPGQVLGCNFSAAKVEADGILFIGAGYFHPIGVALATKKPTLAINPYSGDAIWMDKEAERWIRKRWAQIAKAYDAEKFGVITSTKKGQLRLGEARRVVKLLKEHGKKAQLIVMNHINYQALEGFDFDAYVVVACPRVPIDDVENWRKPVLTPRELEILLGLREDYEFDEIIGGKRERDEPMGVNLKLPKSL, encoded by the coding sequence ATGTACGAACTTCACGAGCGAGAAGTTTTGGAAAAGCTGAGAGAATTGGACACAAAGAGAGTTTTAATCCAAACTCCAGAAGGCCTCAAGAGAGAGGCACAGTTTTTAGCAGAGTTTCTTGAAGAAAATGGAATAGAGAGCTTAATAAGTGGAGATATAAATTATGGGGCCTGTGATCCAGCCGATAGAGAGGCAAAGATGCTCGGATGTGATGCACTAATTCATCTCGGGCATTCATACATGGTGCTTAATCTCGAAGTCCCAACAATATTCATTCCCGCTTTTGCAAAAGTAGATGTAATCAAGGCATTGTCCAAAAACATGTCCGAGATAAGAAAGCTCGGAAAAAGAATAGCCTTGGTTACAACAGTTCAGCACATAAAGGACTTAAACAAAGCAAAGGAATTCCTTGAAAATGAGGGATTTGAGGTAAGAATCGGCAGAGGGGATGGAAGGGTCTCCTTCCCCGGTCAGGTTTTGGGATGTAACTTCTCCGCGGCAAAAGTGGAGGCTGATGGCATTCTTTTTATTGGGGCTGGCTACTTTCACCCCATTGGTGTTGCTTTAGCCACAAAAAAACCAACTCTAGCAATAAACCCATACAGCGGCGATGCGATATGGATGGATAAAGAGGCAGAGAGGTGGATAAGAAAACGCTGGGCGCAGATAGCTAAAGCCTATGATGCAGAGAAGTTTGGAGTAATAACAAGCACCAAGAAAGGTCAACTGAGACTTGGGGAAGCCAGAAGAGTTGTAAAACTTCTAAAAGAGCATGGAAAAAAGGCCCAGCTGATAGTTATGAACCACATAAACTACCAAGCTTTGGAAGGATTTGACTTTGACGCCTACGTAGTTGTGGCATGTCCTAGAGTGCCTATAGACGATGTCGAAAATTGGAGAAAGCCCGTGCTTACGCCGAGAGAGCTTGAGATTCTGCTCGGACTGAGAGAAGATTACGAGTTCGATGAAATCATAGGAGGCAAAAGAGAGCGGGATGAACCTATGGGTGTAAACCTCAAGCTTCCAAAGTCTTTATAA
- a CDS encoding METTL5 family protein yields MKKKHLAIILSNLRGFEEPKPELEQYRTPGNVAAELLWLAHSLGEIEGKVIADLGAGTGVLSIGASLMGAKKVYAVEKDKKALKIAVENARALNINNIEFVEASVEDFNVKVDTVIMNPPFGSQNPKADRPFLLKAFEISDVVYSIHLAKEEVRRFIEAFVKDNGFKITHRLTLTFEIPAQFFFHRKRLERILVDIYRFERD; encoded by the coding sequence ATGAAGAAAAAGCACCTTGCAATTATCCTGTCAAATTTGAGAGGTTTTGAAGAGCCCAAACCCGAGCTTGAACAGTATAGAACTCCCGGCAACGTTGCTGCGGAGCTTTTGTGGTTAGCCCACTCCCTTGGCGAGATTGAAGGGAAGGTTATTGCAGATTTAGGAGCCGGAACTGGAGTACTAAGCATTGGAGCAAGCTTGATGGGAGCAAAAAAGGTTTATGCAGTTGAAAAAGATAAAAAAGCCCTGAAGATAGCAGTGGAGAATGCGAGAGCACTAAATATCAATAACATAGAGTTTGTTGAAGCATCGGTAGAAGACTTCAACGTTAAAGTTGATACCGTGATAATGAACCCTCCTTTCGGTAGCCAAAATCCAAAAGCGGACAGACCTTTTCTCCTAAAGGCCTTTGAAATCAGTGATGTGGTTTACTCCATTCATCTTGCCAAAGAAGAGGTTAGGAGATTTATTGAAGCTTTTGTTAAAGACAACGGCTTCAAAATTACCCACCGCTTAACCCTCACTTTTGAAATTCCAGCCCAGTTTTTCTTTCATCGAAAAAGGCTTGAGAGGATTTTGGTAGATATATATAGGTTTGAGAGGGATTAA